The following coding sequences are from one Pigmentibacter sp. JX0631 window:
- a CDS encoding hemolysin family protein has translation MESLFAGIFLVILILCVSAFFSLTETAATSISNLKAKHLYESGKKSAQVLNLWLNKPSRVLASLLIGNNLANIFASILVDDLIRTHFGNTQILLVTGMMTVIIVLFAEIIPKTFAKTHAVRIIVPVLNVYKFFYYILLPFTIMMTTLSEYITSFNSKKNNKSNDPQITEEELEFLINVGEKEGVIPEQKHDMLSGIFELGDTVVREIMVHRIDLTAVPQSMKIADAVEKFKETGLSRIPVYDEKIDNITGTIHAKDALFFLKKHQGEGFSTDASVAEIRREVMFIPETKPVDHLFQEMKKHKQHMAIVLDEYGGTSGIVTMEDIFEEIVGEVRDEFDNEEDAIRPTQVANQFLVECKIHIDDFCDFFDIKVEDFTKGIETNEFDTLAGLILHYFGQIPKSGDKLTLNNVVMEIVEVSKRRVRRVVVRLARNEDSN, from the coding sequence ATGGAAAGCCTGTTTGCTGGAATCTTTCTTGTTATTTTGATTTTATGTGTTTCCGCTTTCTTCTCTCTCACAGAAACTGCTGCGACTAGTATTTCAAACCTTAAAGCAAAACACTTGTATGAATCTGGAAAAAAATCCGCACAAGTTTTAAATCTTTGGCTAAATAAACCCTCAAGAGTTCTTGCTTCGTTGCTCATTGGAAACAATTTAGCTAATATTTTCGCCTCAATTTTAGTGGACGATTTAATTCGGACGCATTTTGGGAATACTCAAATACTTTTAGTTACGGGTATGATGACTGTTATTATTGTACTTTTTGCTGAAATTATTCCAAAAACATTTGCTAAAACCCATGCCGTAAGAATAATTGTTCCCGTCCTTAATGTATATAAGTTTTTTTATTACATTCTTTTGCCGTTTACAATTATGATGACTACTTTAAGTGAATATATAACATCTTTTAATTCCAAAAAAAATAATAAAAGTAACGACCCACAAATTACCGAAGAGGAACTCGAATTTCTTATTAATGTTGGTGAGAAAGAGGGTGTTATTCCAGAACAAAAACATGATATGTTGTCTGGAATTTTTGAACTTGGAGATACTGTTGTTAGAGAAATAATGGTTCATAGAATAGATTTAACAGCTGTTCCCCAATCTATGAAAATAGCTGATGCCGTTGAAAAATTTAAAGAAACAGGATTATCACGCATTCCTGTCTATGATGAAAAAATAGATAATATTACTGGAACTATTCACGCAAAAGATGCTCTATTTTTTTTAAAAAAACATCAAGGTGAAGGTTTCAGCACAGACGCTAGTGTCGCGGAAATTAGAAGAGAGGTTATGTTTATTCCAGAAACAAAACCCGTTGATCATTTATTTCAAGAAATGAAAAAACATAAGCAACATATGGCCATAGTTTTGGATGAATACGGTGGAACAAGCGGAATAGTAACAATGGAAGATATTTTTGAAGAAATAGTGGGTGAAGTACGTGATGAATTTGATAACGAAGAAGATGCTATCCGCCCTACCCAAGTTGCAAATCAATTTTTAGTTGAATGTAAAATTCATATTGATGATTTTTGTGATTTTTTTGATATAAAAGTAGAAGATTTTACTAAAGGTATTGAAACAAATGAATTCGACACACTTGCTGGCCTTATTCTCCACTACTTTGGGCAAATTCCAAAATCCGGAGATAAATTAACGTTGAATAATGTGGTAATGGAAATTGTAGAAGTCAGCAAAAGAAGGGTTAGAAGAGTTGTAGTCCGTTTAGCAAGAAATGAAGATTCCAATTAA
- the ybeY gene encoding rRNA maturation RNase YbeY — MKKNLKPKFSVNVMLDKKRYSILKKKKDLIFEVTNSSFLVNYDKTDLKKRINYVLSLICDFSTEVSIRFCDSEEMLSSNSYYRGKKYPTDVLSFPATENLPIHSNFQYLGDILICLPICYNQALKAKQTFAAELEKMIIHGILHLKGFDHERNKNAWIVMTQLEKNIQAVLTKEMGKPAWCKATIQSK, encoded by the coding sequence ATGAAAAAAAATTTAAAGCCAAAGTTTTCTGTTAATGTAATGCTAGATAAGAAAAGATATTCTATTTTAAAAAAGAAAAAAGATTTAATTTTTGAAGTAACAAATTCTTCCTTCCTAGTTAATTATGATAAAACTGATTTAAAAAAAAGAATCAATTATGTTCTTTCATTGATATGTGATTTTTCAACTGAAGTTAGTATTCGTTTCTGCGATAGTGAGGAAATGCTCTCATCGAATTCTTATTATCGAGGAAAAAAATACCCTACTGATGTACTTAGTTTCCCAGCAACAGAAAATTTGCCTATACATTCAAACTTTCAATATTTAGGTGATATTTTAATTTGTTTACCAATTTGTTATAATCAAGCATTAAAAGCAAAACAAACGTTTGCTGCAGAACTTGAGAAAATGATTATTCATGGAATATTACATTTAAAAGGTTTTGATCACGAAAGAAACAAAAATGCTTGGATTGTTATGACTCAGCTAGAAAAAAATATTCAAGCTGTACTTACAAAAGAAATGGGTAAGCCTGCTTGGTGTAAGGCAACAATTCAAAGCAAATAA
- a CDS encoding PQQ-binding-like beta-propeller repeat protein yields MNCFKSFFFTATFSCVLKAYSLPEVKLITSKPEILEVTGAYSPGIPGFESTRPTVVLPPQKTFSQFGGLTADNSFTIDEQKKLKEEKNKSVLIKNSVNLFTPRPICGASSHQNTLNCFDLNKNGLFLQSYPIPGAVSSTPVFFDNYWLIGTTKGYLLKTQANPDNKYLPQLGKENSSLWGNFSRKYMNLFRLKTIYKDSDNTQIKTDSQNIIQLALDGTPGLKWVYTNSAKFIGTPIVTNNSVFVLSDSGYIQSFDWNTGKLSWAVRLAPDLNLKLTSNSLKMYNNQLIVGNDLGMILFLNPTNGHILWSWQLPEASDSQREANQLPAGSDKFSGIIAAPLLLDNGIVVSNAESMTQFISTGIKSSVWSYPAGSVAEAKLWQSNIIIGSSNGYVISLNKTDGSLNWKTKIAINMSPIMSLFITKSNLILAALSNGEIFMINPQNGKIMAQTQSIGEVNGEFFPGYDSSEACISFSQNGFRCFNAKAK; encoded by the coding sequence ATGAATTGTTTTAAATCATTTTTTTTTACTGCTACTTTTTCTTGTGTATTAAAGGCATATTCATTACCAGAAGTAAAATTAATTACTTCAAAGCCTGAAATATTAGAAGTTACAGGCGCCTATTCACCAGGAATTCCTGGTTTTGAATCAACTAGACCTACCGTAGTTTTACCACCACAAAAAACTTTTTCTCAGTTTGGGGGATTAACTGCAGACAATAGCTTTACTATTGATGAACAAAAAAAATTAAAAGAAGAAAAAAATAAATCTGTTCTTATTAAAAATTCAGTTAATTTATTTACTCCTAGACCCATTTGTGGTGCATCTTCTCATCAAAATACTCTAAATTGTTTTGATTTAAACAAAAATGGACTGTTCCTGCAAAGTTACCCAATCCCAGGAGCTGTTTCTTCTACTCCAGTCTTTTTTGATAATTATTGGTTAATAGGAACAACGAAAGGTTATTTATTAAAAACCCAAGCAAATCCTGATAATAAATATTTACCTCAACTAGGCAAAGAAAACTCTAGTTTATGGGGTAACTTTTCCAGAAAATATATGAATCTCTTTCGACTCAAAACAATATACAAAGACTCAGATAACACTCAAATTAAAACAGACTCACAAAATATTATACAGCTTGCACTCGATGGTACTCCTGGTTTAAAATGGGTCTATACAAACTCAGCAAAATTTATTGGCACTCCTATAGTAACAAATAATAGTGTTTTTGTTCTTTCTGATAGCGGATATATTCAATCATTTGATTGGAATACTGGTAAACTATCTTGGGCTGTAAGATTAGCTCCTGATTTAAATTTAAAATTGACTTCAAATTCTTTAAAAATGTATAATAATCAACTCATAGTAGGTAATGATTTAGGGATGATATTATTTTTAAATCCGACTAATGGACACATACTATGGTCATGGCAATTACCAGAGGCCTCTGACAGCCAAAGAGAAGCAAATCAATTACCTGCTGGGTCGGATAAATTTTCAGGTATTATTGCCGCTCCATTATTACTCGATAATGGAATTGTAGTTTCAAATGCCGAAAGCATGACTCAATTTATTTCTACAGGCATAAAATCATCTGTCTGGAGTTATCCTGCAGGTAGCGTTGCAGAAGCAAAGCTTTGGCAAAGTAACATTATTATTGGTTCTTCAAATGGTTATGTTATAAGTTTAAATAAAACAGATGGTAGCTTAAATTGGAAAACTAAAATTGCAATTAATATGTCCCCTATTATGAGTTTATTTATTACAAAATCAAATTTAATCTTAGCTGCTTTAAGTAACGGCGAAATATTTATGATAAATCCTCAAAATGGTAAAATAATGGCCCAAACTCAATCTATAGGGGAAGTAAATGGTGAATTTTTTCCAGGATATGATTCTTCTGAAGCCTGCATCAGTTTTTCCCAAAATGGTTTCAGATGTTTTAATGCTAAAGCTAAATAA
- a CDS encoding tetratricopeptide repeat protein, producing the protein MIRLLRNIAFDNDASKSIISPKRSTENNLFEETSYKAIKTAQRRKWTLIGLIIALLLIGVSLLIYNQMTTSKNLKLANEYANIEEIFNKENSENQKIIEQFKGNLPKDFSPNFEKSMPLYAEFAKKYAKEPIGWQAGIRSATYYISKNLNNKAKEILEPIVIYSAKYPLIQVKVRTTLAGIYLTEKQEQKALSEISIVEAIVQNPEPNQARLLKAQISYSMGDKEQAIRILNQIISSNSEQNKQSQNSEIQQQAKVWLNFLESN; encoded by the coding sequence GTGATTCGATTATTACGAAATATTGCTTTTGATAATGATGCTTCTAAATCAATAATAAGTCCAAAAAGAAGTACTGAAAACAATTTGTTTGAAGAAACTTCCTACAAAGCTATAAAAACTGCGCAAAGAAGAAAGTGGACGCTTATAGGCCTTATCATAGCTTTACTTCTTATTGGAGTTAGTTTGTTAATATATAATCAAATGACAACTTCCAAAAACCTAAAATTAGCTAATGAATATGCAAATATTGAAGAAATTTTTAATAAAGAAAATTCAGAAAATCAAAAAATTATAGAACAATTTAAAGGAAATCTTCCCAAAGACTTTTCTCCTAATTTTGAAAAAAGTATGCCACTCTACGCTGAATTTGCCAAAAAATATGCTAAAGAACCCATTGGTTGGCAAGCAGGAATTAGATCTGCAACTTACTACATTTCAAAAAATCTAAATAACAAAGCTAAAGAAATTTTAGAACCTATCGTAATTTATTCAGCAAAATATCCTCTGATACAAGTAAAAGTTCGCACGACTCTTGCTGGTATTTATTTAACTGAAAAGCAAGAACAAAAGGCTCTTTCCGAAATTTCAATAGTAGAAGCAATTGTCCAAAATCCAGAACCAAATCAAGCTCGTTTACTGAAAGCCCAAATAAGTTATTCCATGGGTGATAAAGAACAAGCTATTAGAATTTTAAATCAAATTATATCTTCTAATTCTGAACAAAATAAACAAAGCCAAAATTCTGAAATACAACAGCAAGCAAAAGTTTGGTTGAATTTTCTTGAATCAAATTAA
- the csrA gene encoding carbon storage regulator CsrA, with the protein MLVLTRKVGDVIAIGDNIKIIVMAIKGKQVRLGIEADRSTVVHREEIYQKIKQETNAASQASVNSSSAAKELLQNNGEESNNKEKKGIKIIKRNSEKK; encoded by the coding sequence GTGTTGGTTTTAACGCGTAAAGTCGGCGACGTTATTGCTATAGGCGATAATATAAAAATTATAGTTATGGCCATTAAAGGAAAACAGGTTCGTCTTGGAATAGAGGCAGATAGATCAACGGTTGTTCATAGAGAAGAAATTTATCAAAAAATAAAACAAGAAACTAATGCTGCTTCTCAGGCTTCTGTTAATTCTTCTTCAGCAGCAAAAGAGTTGCTCCAAAATAATGGAGAAGAATCAAACAATAAAGAAAAAAAAGGAATAAAAATAATAAAACGAAATTCAGAGAAAAAATAG